In Nocardia asteroides, the following proteins share a genomic window:
- the thiE gene encoding thiamine phosphate synthase: MQPSHPNRSVPPRERLSSALLYLCTDARREKGDLARFVDAALAGGVDIVQLRDKGSPGEAEFGPLEAKAELGALAEIKAATRRHGALLAVNDRADIALAAGADVLHLGQGDLPPAYARRILGPDVVIGRSSHNRAQAGLAAIDGHLDYFCTGPIWTTPTKPGRQAAGLDLVRSTADAHPTMPWFAIGGVDAERLPEVLDAGASRVVVVRAITEASDPEAAARELKQALLAAAG; encoded by the coding sequence GTGCAGCCCTCCCATCCGAATCGATCCGTCCCGCCCAGGGAGCGCCTGTCGAGCGCGCTGCTGTATCTGTGCACCGACGCGCGCCGGGAGAAGGGCGATCTGGCCCGCTTCGTGGATGCCGCGCTGGCCGGTGGCGTGGACATCGTCCAGCTCAGAGACAAGGGGTCGCCGGGCGAAGCCGAGTTCGGCCCGCTCGAGGCGAAGGCCGAGCTGGGCGCGCTCGCCGAGATCAAGGCGGCCACCCGCAGGCACGGCGCCCTGCTCGCGGTGAACGACCGCGCCGATATCGCGCTGGCCGCGGGCGCCGACGTCCTGCATCTGGGCCAGGGTGACCTGCCGCCCGCCTACGCGCGCCGCATCCTCGGCCCCGACGTGGTGATCGGCCGGTCCTCGCACAATCGCGCGCAGGCCGGGCTGGCCGCCATCGACGGCCACCTCGACTACTTCTGCACCGGCCCCATCTGGACCACTCCCACCAAGCCGGGCCGCCAGGCCGCGGGCCTCGACCTCGTGCGCTCGACCGCCGACGCGCACCCGACCATGCCGTGGTTCGCGATCGGCGGTGTCGATGCCGAGCGACTGCCCGAGGTGCTGGACGCGGGCGCGTCGCGGGTGGTCGTGGTCCGCGCGATCACCGAGGCCTCCGATCCGGAAGCCGCGGCGCGCGAGCTCAAACAGGCCCTGCTCGCCGCGGCCGGATAG
- the pta gene encoding phosphate acetyltransferase: MVEQSPSAVYIASPEGDTGKSTVALGVLQMVCATAARVGVFRPITRSTDEPDYILELLLEHSTADIGYDQAVGVTYEDVHRDPDAAISEIVMRFHDVAKACDAVVIVGSDYTDVASPSELRYNARIAVNLGAPVLLVVRGAERTPAEVKHLVELCSTELAAEHAQLVAVVANRCEPAEIDEIGAALDGFDVPSWTLPEVPLLMAPTMGELCGAIDGEIYSGDPELLQREALRIMVGGMTAEHILERLSDGVVVIAPGDRSDVLLSVVNAHEAEGFPSLAGVIMNGGIRPHPAIARLMEGLHPKLPILTTELGTYDTASAVHGTRGRMWAGSPLKVDTALALMEQRVDAAALLERIQVPSSTVVTPQMFEYRLIERARADRKRIVLPEGDDDRILRAAGRVLQRKIADLTILGDENSVRARAAELGVDIAAAQVLDPRTSGYLDEFAAEYTELRKHKGMTLERARETMADISYFGTMMVYKGIADGMVSGAAHTTAHTIRPSFEIIKTVPGVSTVSSVFLMCLADRVLAYGDCAVVPDPTSEQLADIAISSAGTAARFGIDPRVAMLSYSTGASGSGADVDKVRTATEFVRERAPQLPVEGPIQYDAAIEPAVASTKLPDSEVAGRATVFVFPDLNTGNNTYKAVQRSAGAVAIGPVLQGLRKPVNDLSRGALVADIVNTVAITAIQAQGDSA; this comes from the coding sequence ATGGTCGAACAATCGCCGTCCGCTGTGTACATCGCCTCGCCCGAGGGTGACACCGGAAAATCCACGGTGGCGCTCGGCGTGCTGCAGATGGTGTGCGCCACCGCGGCGCGGGTGGGCGTGTTCCGCCCGATCACCCGTTCGACCGACGAACCCGACTACATCCTCGAACTGCTGCTCGAGCACAGCACCGCCGACATCGGCTACGACCAGGCCGTCGGCGTCACCTACGAGGACGTGCACCGCGACCCGGACGCCGCGATCAGCGAGATCGTCATGCGGTTCCACGACGTGGCCAAGGCCTGCGACGCGGTGGTGATCGTGGGCAGCGACTACACCGACGTCGCCAGCCCCAGCGAACTGCGCTACAACGCGCGCATCGCGGTGAACCTGGGCGCGCCGGTGCTGCTGGTGGTGCGCGGCGCCGAGCGCACGCCCGCCGAGGTCAAGCACCTGGTCGAGCTGTGTTCCACCGAACTGGCCGCCGAGCACGCGCAGCTGGTGGCGGTGGTGGCCAACCGCTGCGAGCCGGCCGAGATCGACGAGATCGGGGCCGCCCTGGACGGTTTCGACGTGCCGTCGTGGACCCTGCCCGAGGTGCCGCTGCTGATGGCGCCCACGATGGGCGAGCTGTGCGGCGCCATCGACGGCGAGATCTACAGCGGCGACCCGGAACTCTTACAGCGCGAGGCCTTACGGATCATGGTCGGCGGCATGACCGCCGAGCACATCCTGGAGCGGCTGTCCGACGGTGTGGTCGTGATCGCGCCCGGCGACCGGTCCGACGTGCTGCTCAGCGTGGTCAACGCCCATGAGGCCGAAGGCTTTCCGTCGCTGGCCGGCGTCATCATGAACGGCGGCATCCGCCCGCACCCGGCGATCGCCCGGCTGATGGAGGGCCTGCACCCCAAGCTGCCCATCCTCACCACCGAGCTCGGCACCTACGACACGGCCAGCGCCGTGCACGGCACCCGCGGCCGGATGTGGGCGGGCAGCCCGCTCAAGGTCGACACCGCGCTGGCCCTGATGGAACAGCGCGTCGACGCCGCCGCCCTGCTGGAACGGATCCAGGTGCCGTCCTCGACCGTGGTGACGCCGCAGATGTTCGAATACCGGCTGATCGAGCGGGCCCGCGCCGACCGCAAGCGCATCGTGCTGCCCGAGGGCGACGACGACCGCATCCTGCGCGCGGCGGGCCGGGTGCTGCAGCGCAAGATCGCCGATCTGACCATCCTCGGCGACGAGAACTCGGTGCGGGCCAGGGCCGCCGAACTCGGCGTCGACATCGCCGCCGCGCAGGTGCTGGACCCGCGCACCTCCGGCTACCTCGACGAATTCGCCGCCGAGTACACCGAATTGCGCAAACACAAGGGCATGACGCTCGAGCGCGCCCGCGAAACCATGGCCGACATCTCGTATTTCGGCACCATGATGGTCTACAAGGGGATCGCCGACGGCATGGTCTCCGGCGCCGCGCACACCACCGCGCACACCATCCGGCCCTCCTTCGAGATCATCAAGACCGTGCCCGGTGTCTCCACCGTGTCCAGTGTGTTCCTGATGTGTCTGGCCGACCGGGTGCTGGCCTACGGCGACTGCGCGGTGGTGCCCGACCCCACCTCCGAGCAGCTGGCCGACATCGCGATCTCCTCGGCGGGCACCGCGGCCCGGTTCGGCATCGACCCGCGGGTGGCCATGCTGTCGTACTCCACCGGCGCCTCGGGCAGCGGCGCCGACGTCGACAAGGTGCGCACCGCCACCGAATTCGTGCGCGAGCGCGCGCCGCAGCTGCCGGTGGAGGGGCCGATCCAGTACGACGCCGCGATCGAGCCCGCCGTGGCCAGCACCAAGCTGCCGGACTCCGAGGTGGCCGGCCGGGCGACGGTGTTCGTCTTCCCCGACCTCAATACCGGCAACAACACCTACAAGGCCGTGCAGCGCAGCGCGGGCGCGGTGGCGATCGGGCCGGTGCTGCAGGGTCTGCGCAAGCCGGTCAACGACCTCTCGCGGGGCGCGCTCGTCGCCGACATCGTCAACACGGTGGCCATCACCGCCATCCAGGCTCAGGGAGACTCGGCATGA
- a CDS encoding acetate kinase, producing MSDLVLVLNCGSSSIKYQLLHADSAEVLASGLVEKIGESHGGRIVHECGERKLVHEGTIADHRAGLRQAFEMFRETGIDLTTVGIGAVGHRVVHGGEVFWQPTLITDEVLRTIDELSVLAPLHNPANVIGIESTRELLPGVPEVAVFDTAFFHTLPEAARTYAIDAKTAAAHGVRKYGFHGTSHEYVSGKAAEYLGRPVEELNQIVFHLGNGASASAVAGGVAVDTTMGMTPLEGLVMGTRPGDLDPGIMPHLMNVAGLDQAGVEQLLNRNSGIKGLSGVNDFRELQQLIDNGDAAAKLAYDVYIHRLRRYLGAYLVELGSVDAIVFTAGVGENSASVRADALAGLANLGIEVDPVRNETRTPGVRHISPEFAPVHVLVVPTNEELAIARAAHRLVESA from the coding sequence GTGAGCGATTTGGTCTTGGTATTGAACTGCGGGTCGTCGTCGATCAAATATCAGCTGCTGCACGCCGATTCGGCCGAAGTGCTGGCCTCGGGGCTGGTCGAGAAGATCGGGGAGTCACACGGTGGGCGGATCGTGCACGAATGCGGTGAGCGCAAGCTCGTGCACGAGGGCACCATCGCCGATCACCGTGCCGGGCTGCGGCAGGCCTTCGAGATGTTCCGGGAGACCGGAATCGACCTGACCACCGTCGGAATCGGCGCGGTCGGGCACCGCGTGGTGCACGGCGGCGAGGTGTTCTGGCAGCCGACGCTGATCACCGACGAGGTGCTGCGCACCATCGACGAACTGTCGGTCCTGGCGCCGCTGCACAACCCGGCCAATGTGATCGGCATCGAGTCGACCAGGGAGCTGCTGCCGGGCGTGCCCGAGGTGGCGGTGTTCGACACCGCCTTCTTCCACACCCTGCCCGAGGCGGCCCGCACCTACGCGATCGACGCGAAAACCGCCGCCGCGCACGGTGTCCGCAAGTACGGCTTCCACGGCACCTCGCACGAATACGTGTCGGGCAAGGCCGCCGAGTACCTGGGCAGGCCGGTCGAGGAGCTCAATCAGATCGTCTTCCATCTGGGCAACGGCGCCTCGGCCTCGGCCGTCGCCGGTGGCGTCGCGGTGGACACCACCATGGGCATGACTCCGCTCGAGGGCCTGGTGATGGGGACCCGGCCCGGCGATCTGGACCCGGGCATCATGCCGCACCTGATGAATGTCGCCGGACTGGATCAGGCCGGGGTGGAACAGCTGCTCAACCGCAACTCCGGGATCAAGGGCCTGTCGGGCGTCAACGACTTCCGCGAATTGCAGCAGCTCATCGACAACGGTGACGCGGCCGCGAAACTCGCCTACGACGTCTACATCCACCGGCTGCGCCGCTACCTCGGCGCCTACCTGGTGGAACTCGGCAGCGTGGACGCCATCGTCTTCACCGCGGGCGTCGGCGAGAACAGCGCGTCGGTGCGCGCCGACGCGCTCGCGGGGCTGGCGAACCTGGGCATCGAGGTCGACCCGGTGCGCAACGAGACCAGAACGCCCGGCGTGCGGCACATTTCGCCGGAGTTCGCGCCGGTGCACGTGCTGGTGGTGCCGACCAACGAGGAACTCGCGATCGCCCGTGCCGCGCACCGGCTGGTGGAATCGGCCTAG
- a CDS encoding tetratricopeptide repeat protein, with the protein MSTEPPPNGEPAQEDPARQEPTQLTQRPEGQLPGGWTLPPAPAEDETMPLPVPPPKQAAHAPTEIAAARPPATQATQRAAVAPATEAAFRVTEPPGTQATPVESGGATWASSPQTGPSTARSGRSVRTARSRPTRRLGAGLVPIPTVTPADPRDAVLADPVVSEGRRFCWRCANPVGRSTPAHAASSAGVCETCGAAYDFRPSLHEGDMVAGQYEIQGCIAHGGLGWIYLAIDRNVSDRWVVLKGLLHAGDAEAQAVAVAERQFLAEVAHPSIVKIHNFVEHTAPDGSSIGYIVMEYVGGHSLRDILEARPAGERMPLAEAIAYVLEILPALDHLHSIGLTYNDLKPDNVMVTEDQVKLIDLGAVATIEAYGNLYGTKGFQAPEIARTGPTPASDVYTVGRTLAALTLHLPSEHGRYLDGIPDPAAEPLLARYEFFHRFLLTATDTDPALRFPSARAMSAQLAGVLREILAYDTGSEHPQLSTVFSPQRTSFGTEELISQTDAYLDGVGRSPLLDSGDVVAALPIPLIDPADPSAPLLAATANLEPERVLEALHEARERAEADPDNAPETLAGELVFAEARARLELGESAAVLHLLERVLGDTDWRADWFTGQAHLLELDFEAAFASFEAVLRVLPGEIAPKLALAATAELILQHWDTDAPEQWRSFAERYYDTVWRTDRAVVSAAFGLARQLAIAGRVGEAVHALDDVPAASRHFTTAQTTAILLLLTSTPVADLDEQILRLAASRAQAIPPGEHRATLMRTLVQGTALAWLQAGNTPKRKDAKLFGRPFDERDLRDGTESGLRALARNAPGRAHRYALVDLANAIRAKSWF; encoded by the coding sequence ATGAGTACCGAGCCACCGCCGAACGGCGAACCAGCGCAGGAAGATCCGGCGCGCCAGGAACCCACGCAGCTGACGCAGCGGCCCGAGGGCCAGCTGCCCGGCGGCTGGACGCTGCCGCCGGCACCTGCCGAGGACGAGACCATGCCGCTGCCGGTCCCGCCGCCGAAGCAGGCCGCGCACGCGCCCACCGAGATCGCCGCCGCCCGTCCGCCCGCCACCCAGGCCACCCAGCGCGCCGCCGTCGCGCCCGCCACCGAGGCCGCGTTCCGCGTCACCGAACCGCCGGGGACGCAGGCCACCCCGGTCGAATCCGGTGGCGCGACCTGGGCTTCCAGCCCGCAGACCGGCCCGAGCACCGCCCGGTCGGGCCGCAGCGTGCGCACCGCGCGGTCGCGGCCGACGCGCAGGCTCGGCGCCGGCCTGGTACCGATCCCGACCGTCACGCCCGCCGATCCGCGCGACGCGGTGCTGGCCGATCCGGTCGTCTCGGAGGGCAGGCGGTTCTGCTGGCGCTGCGCGAATCCGGTGGGCCGGTCGACCCCGGCGCACGCGGCGTCCTCGGCCGGTGTCTGCGAAACCTGCGGCGCCGCCTACGATTTCCGCCCGTCGCTGCACGAGGGCGACATGGTCGCCGGACAGTACGAGATCCAGGGCTGTATCGCGCACGGCGGCCTCGGCTGGATCTACCTGGCCATCGACCGCAATGTCAGCGACCGCTGGGTGGTGCTCAAGGGCTTGCTGCACGCCGGTGACGCCGAGGCCCAGGCCGTCGCGGTGGCCGAGCGGCAGTTCCTGGCCGAGGTGGCGCACCCGAGCATCGTCAAGATCCACAACTTCGTCGAGCACACCGCGCCCGACGGATCCAGCATCGGCTACATCGTCATGGAATACGTCGGCGGCCATTCGCTGCGCGACATCCTCGAAGCCAGGCCCGCCGGTGAGCGGATGCCGCTGGCCGAGGCCATCGCCTACGTGCTGGAGATCCTGCCCGCGCTCGACCACCTGCATTCCATCGGCCTGACCTACAACGACCTCAAGCCCGACAATGTGATGGTCACCGAGGACCAGGTGAAACTCATCGACCTCGGCGCGGTCGCCACCATCGAGGCCTACGGGAACCTGTACGGCACCAAGGGTTTCCAGGCGCCCGAGATCGCGCGGACCGGCCCCACCCCGGCCTCGGATGTGTACACGGTCGGGCGCACGCTGGCCGCGCTCACCCTGCACCTGCCCTCCGAACACGGCCGCTACCTCGACGGCATCCCCGATCCCGCCGCCGAACCGCTGCTGGCCCGCTACGAGTTCTTCCATCGCTTCCTGCTCACCGCCACCGACACCGACCCGGCGCTGCGGTTTCCGTCGGCGCGCGCCATGTCGGCGCAGCTGGCGGGCGTGCTGCGGGAGATCCTGGCCTACGACACCGGCTCCGAGCATCCCCAGCTGTCCACCGTGTTCAGTCCGCAGCGCACCAGCTTCGGCACCGAGGAACTGATCAGCCAGACCGACGCCTACCTCGACGGCGTCGGCCGCTCCCCGCTGCTCGACTCCGGCGATGTCGTTGCCGCCCTGCCGATTCCGCTGATCGACCCGGCAGATCCGTCGGCGCCGCTGCTGGCCGCCACCGCCAACCTGGAGCCGGAACGGGTGCTGGAGGCTCTGCACGAGGCCCGCGAACGCGCCGAGGCCGATCCGGACAACGCGCCGGAGACGCTGGCGGGCGAGCTGGTCTTCGCCGAAGCGCGCGCCCGCCTCGAACTCGGCGAGTCGGCGGCCGTGCTGCACCTGCTCGAACGCGTACTCGGCGACACCGATTGGCGCGCGGACTGGTTCACCGGCCAGGCCCATCTGCTGGAGCTGGACTTCGAGGCCGCGTTCGCCTCCTTCGAGGCGGTGCTGCGGGTATTGCCCGGAGAGATCGCCCCCAAGCTGGCCCTGGCCGCCACCGCGGAACTGATTCTGCAGCACTGGGATACCGACGCGCCCGAACAGTGGCGCTCCTTCGCCGAGCGCTACTACGACACCGTGTGGCGCACCGATCGCGCCGTGGTGAGCGCGGCCTTCGGACTGGCCAGGCAGCTGGCCATCGCGGGCCGGGTCGGCGAGGCGGTGCACGCGCTCGACGACGTCCCCGCGGCCTCCCGCCACTTCACCACCGCCCAGACCACGGCCATCCTGTTGTTGCTCACCAGCACTCCGGTCGCCGACCTGGACGAGCAAATCCTGCGCCTGGCGGCCTCGCGCGCCCAGGCCATCCCGCCGGGCGAGCACCGCGCCACCCTCATGCGCACCCTGGTCCAGGGCACCGCCCTGGCCTGGCTCCAGGCCGGGAATACCCCGAAACGCAAGGACGCCAAGCTGTTCGGCCGTCCCTTCGACGAACGCGACCTGCGCGACGGCACCGAATCCGGCCTGCGCGCCCTGGCCCGCAACGCGCCGGGCCGGGCCCACCGCTACGCCCTGGTCGACCTGGCCAACGCGATCCGCGCCAAGTCCTGGTTCTAG
- a CDS encoding MerR family transcriptional regulator, producing the protein MLIGELAERTGSSARALRYYEQQGLIEPRRDAKGYRIYDEVELRVVRKINALRTVGFELADMHPFVACLRAGDDSGDGCPGSVGELRRKLDEVDAAAARLAAIRRQLAAQLAEALAAEAGEPACSLR; encoded by the coding sequence ATGTTGATCGGTGAACTGGCCGAGCGCACCGGTTCCAGCGCTCGCGCCCTGCGCTACTACGAGCAGCAGGGCCTGATCGAGCCGCGCCGCGACGCCAAGGGCTACCGGATCTACGACGAGGTGGAACTGCGCGTGGTGCGCAAGATCAACGCGCTGCGCACGGTCGGTTTCGAGCTGGCCGACATGCATCCGTTCGTCGCCTGCCTGCGCGCCGGCGACGACTCGGGCGACGGCTGCCCCGGCTCGGTCGGCGAACTGCGCCGCAAACTCGACGAGGTCGACGCGGCGGCCGCGCGACTGGCCGCGATCCGGCGGCAACTGGCCGCCCAGCTGGCCGAGGCGCTGGCCGCCGAGGCGGGCGAGCCGGCCTGCTCGCTGCGCTGA
- the thiO gene encoding glycine oxidase ThiO, translating to MRTLAVVGGGAVGLAVAWQAAEAGWTVTVFDPAPGSGASFVAGGMLAPLSEGWPGEDRVLGFGAAALAAWPGFAERLRAVTGESVFVADETLTVALDGADAADLRTVADWLAGFGHDLRVLDRAGVRALEPALARTVRAGLLASAEPAVDNRRVLRGLQAACVAAGVRVRAETVVSLDDLPHDRVVLAAGAHSAELWPGLPVRPVKGEILRLRHRPGVRPAPTRVIRARVHGRQVYLVPRADGIVVGATQYEAGFDTTVTVGGVRDLIADAEAVLPGIEEYELAEASAGARPGTPDNLPLLGPLDDRVVAATGHGRNGMLTLALTATLVPGLLDGESPEEARVASPQRFPALQLSPGGVR from the coding sequence ATGCGAACTCTGGCGGTCGTTGGCGGCGGCGCCGTCGGACTCGCCGTCGCATGGCAGGCCGCCGAGGCGGGCTGGACCGTCACCGTCTTCGATCCGGCGCCCGGCTCGGGCGCGTCGTTCGTCGCGGGCGGCATGCTCGCGCCGCTGTCGGAGGGCTGGCCGGGGGAGGACCGCGTGCTCGGCTTCGGCGCCGCGGCACTGGCCGCCTGGCCCGGATTCGCCGAGCGGCTGCGGGCGGTGACGGGGGAGTCGGTGTTCGTCGCCGACGAGACCCTGACCGTGGCCCTCGACGGCGCCGACGCCGCCGACCTGCGCACCGTCGCCGACTGGCTGGCCGGGTTCGGGCACGACCTGCGGGTCCTCGACCGCGCGGGCGTGCGGGCGCTGGAACCGGCGCTGGCCCGCACGGTCCGCGCCGGGTTGCTCGCGTCGGCCGAACCCGCCGTCGACAATCGCCGGGTGCTGCGTGGATTGCAGGCTGCCTGTGTCGCGGCCGGGGTGCGGGTGCGCGCGGAAACCGTTGTCTCGCTGGATGATCTGCCGCACGACCGGGTGGTACTCGCCGCGGGCGCGCACTCGGCCGAGCTGTGGCCCGGACTGCCCGTGCGACCGGTGAAGGGCGAGATCCTGCGACTGCGCCATCGGCCCGGCGTGCGCCCGGCGCCGACCAGGGTGATCCGGGCCCGGGTGCACGGCAGGCAGGTGTACCTGGTGCCGCGCGCCGACGGCATCGTCGTCGGCGCCACACAATACGAGGCCGGCTTCGACACCACGGTGACCGTCGGCGGGGTGCGCGACCTGATCGCCGACGCCGAGGCGGTGCTGCCCGGCATCGAGGAGTACGAACTGGCCGAGGCGAGCGCGGGCGCCCGGCCCGGCACGCCCGACAACCTGCCGCTGCTCGGCCCGCTCGACGACCGGGTGGTCGCGGCCACCGGCCACGGCCGCAACGGCATGCTGACCCTCGCGCTCACCGCGACCCTCGTTCCCGGACTGCTCGACGGTGAGTCGCCCGAGGAAGCGCGCGTCGCTTCACCGCAACGCTTTCCGGCGTTGCAGCTGTCCCCAGGAGGAGTTCGATGA
- a CDS encoding glutamate ABC transporter substrate-binding protein — protein MRRGRAVAALLLAAAALVGGCSDSAPAPDDHTVYSEPPLPAKAIPIGTDTPVPARAGEQCGDPTASLRPSTARGPRIDAIRARGRLVVGLDAGSNLFSFRDPLTGRIVGFDADIAREIARDLLGNPDLIEYRSLASEERERALQDHTVDLIAKTMTITCERRQRVAFSTVYLRADQRVLAVKNSGINGLADLAGKRVCVARGTTSLDHIRRDQPAATILTVPTWADCLVVLQQRQVDAVSTDDAILAGLAAQDPYTEVVGDSISAEPYGIGIPKGDDDLVRFVNATLERIRNDGTWLRIHRRWLATLGETPSPPAPTYQD, from the coding sequence GTGAGACGCGGGCGCGCGGTCGCGGCGCTGCTGCTGGCGGCGGCCGCGCTGGTCGGCGGCTGTTCCGACAGTGCCCCGGCGCCCGACGACCACACCGTCTACTCCGAGCCGCCGCTGCCTGCCAAGGCGATCCCGATCGGCACCGACACCCCGGTACCTGCCCGCGCGGGCGAGCAGTGCGGGGACCCCACCGCCAGTCTGCGCCCGAGCACCGCGCGCGGCCCGCGGATCGATGCCATCCGCGCGCGCGGCAGGCTCGTCGTCGGCCTGGACGCGGGCAGCAACCTGTTCAGCTTCCGCGATCCGCTCACCGGGCGCATCGTGGGCTTCGACGCCGACATCGCCCGCGAGATCGCCCGCGACCTGCTCGGCAACCCCGACCTGATCGAATACCGCAGTCTCGCTTCGGAAGAGCGCGAGCGCGCGTTGCAGGACCACACCGTGGACCTGATCGCCAAGACGATGACGATCACCTGCGAGCGGCGGCAGCGGGTGGCGTTCTCCACCGTGTATCTGCGGGCCGATCAGCGGGTGCTCGCGGTGAAGAACTCCGGCATCAACGGCCTGGCCGATCTGGCGGGCAAGCGGGTGTGCGTGGCGCGTGGCACCACCTCGCTCGACCACATCCGCCGCGACCAGCCCGCCGCCACCATCCTCACGGTGCCGACCTGGGCGGACTGCCTGGTGGTGTTGCAGCAGCGGCAGGTCGACGCGGTGAGCACCGACGACGCCATCCTGGCCGGCCTGGCCGCGCAGGACCCCTACACCGAGGTGGTCGGGGACAGCATCAGCGCCGAGCCGTACGGCATCGGCATTCCCAAGGGCGACGACGACCTGGTCCGTTTCGTCAACGCCACCCTGGAACGCATCCGCAACGACGGCACCTGGCTGCGTATCCACCGCCGCTGGCTCGCCACGCTCGGGGAGACGCCGAGCCCGCCGGCCCCGACGTATCAGGACTGA
- a CDS encoding nitroreductase/quinone reductase family protein, translated as MTSQFPDRQWGSRTNPLSRAANRFAATKPGSWLIRTITPLDRALLERTDAKYTVLGPIGAPVILLTTTGRKSGVARTQPLLYVHDGDTLYVVGSNFGQAHHPAWTGNLLADPAATVAIAGQRIPVVATPVPDADKDALYARFIEITGAYAAYRDRTTRDLRMFALRRA; from the coding sequence ATGACTTCGCAGTTCCCGGACCGCCAGTGGGGCTCTCGCACGAATCCGCTGTCGCGCGCGGCCAATCGTTTCGCCGCCACCAAGCCGGGATCCTGGCTGATCCGCACGATCACCCCGCTGGACCGGGCCCTACTGGAACGCACCGACGCCAAGTACACGGTGCTGGGCCCGATCGGCGCCCCGGTGATCCTGCTGACCACCACCGGCCGTAAGTCCGGCGTCGCGCGCACCCAGCCGCTGCTCTACGTGCACGACGGCGACACCCTGTACGTGGTCGGCTCGAACTTCGGCCAGGCGCATCACCCGGCCTGGACCGGCAATCTGCTCGCCGATCCGGCGGCCACCGTGGCCATCGCCGGTCAGCGCATTCCGGTCGTGGCCACCCCGGTGCCCGACGCGGACAAGGACGCCCTCTACGCCCGGTTCATCGAGATCACCGGCGCGTACGCCGCCTACCGCGACCGCACCACCCGCGATCTGCGCATGTTCGCGCTGCGCCGGGCATAG
- a CDS encoding NUDIX hydrolase: MRGDGDGWSDSPGGVRHWGKYGAAGLLLRAPLPRGGSAVLLQHRAPWSHQGGTWAIPGGARDSHETPEHAAVREAWEEAGITADALRVRAELLTMTAPSGWTYTTVVADAESPLATVANRESSELVWVPEDEVTDLPLHPGFALAWQTLRAAPVRLRFAAEPVAPDLPRTVELDDRGFFWLHTQADGPGTEVTVGAEPADDLTAALTKLLS, encoded by the coding sequence ATGCGCGGTGACGGAGACGGCTGGTCGGACAGCCCGGGTGGGGTACGCCACTGGGGCAAGTACGGCGCGGCGGGGCTGCTGCTGCGCGCGCCACTGCCCCGGGGCGGCTCGGCGGTGCTGTTGCAGCACCGGGCGCCGTGGAGTCATCAGGGCGGGACCTGGGCCATCCCCGGTGGTGCCCGCGACTCGCACGAGACGCCCGAACACGCCGCGGTCCGGGAAGCCTGGGAGGAGGCGGGCATCACCGCCGACGCGCTGCGGGTGCGCGCCGAACTGCTCACGATGACCGCGCCCAGCGGCTGGACCTACACCACCGTGGTCGCCGACGCCGAGAGCCCGCTGGCCACCGTCGCCAACCGGGAGAGCTCCGAGCTGGTGTGGGTGCCCGAGGACGAGGTCACCGACCTGCCCCTGCACCCCGGCTTCGCGCTGGCCTGGCAGACGCTGCGGGCCGCGCCGGTGCGCCTGCGCTTCGCCGCCGAGCCCGTGGCGCCCGACCTGCCGCGCACGGTCGAACTCGACGACCGCGGCTTCTTCTGGCTGCACACCCAGGCCGACGGTCCCGGCACCGAGGTGACGGTGGGCGCCGAACCCGCCGACGACCTCACCGCCGCGCTGACCAAGCTGCTGTCCTGA